One segment of Capillibacterium thermochitinicola DNA contains the following:
- a CDS encoding xylulokinase has translation MSTYVLAYDVGTTSMKTCLFALTDRITLLADAVEGYELYMMENGGVEQDPEDWWRAMCRATRQVLAVSGISPHQIAGLSFCGQMQGLVLVDANGAPVRRSMSYMDNRAKAELKEGMGRGIKIAGLNAYKVFHSIRISKAVAASVKDPVWKYKWVARNEPASFEKVYKWLDVKEYLVLKTTGEFVMTEDSAFATLLYDTRPGRRGFSKKLCAMLGVNPKHLPRVVASTDLVGRVTPQAAAELGLAAGIPVFGGGGDAALIGVGAGAVGEGSTHIYLGTSGWVSTVVRRQRLDTKNMIAAIIGAHPGYFHYFAELETAGKCLEWVRDHLALDEINIYLRDKDGRSLETVNVNLYDYMMQAIKDVPPGSNGVIFTPWLHGNRCPFEDPNARGMFFNISLETGKTELIHAVLEGVCYHLRWQLEAAERKVKAARRIRLVGGGALAPLTCQILADVLGREIETVEHPQNCGAVGAALVVAVGLGLLPDLTAAGQLVPVKERYLPNPEHKAVYDRYFPIFKSLYYNNRKAFSLLNG, from the coding sequence GTGAGTACTTATGTCCTGGCCTATGACGTGGGTACAACCTCCATGAAAACCTGCCTTTTTGCGCTGACGGACCGGATTACCTTGCTTGCTGATGCGGTTGAAGGTTATGAGTTGTACATGATGGAGAACGGCGGGGTGGAACAAGACCCGGAAGATTGGTGGCGGGCCATGTGCCGTGCCACCAGGCAAGTATTGGCGGTGAGCGGAATTTCGCCCCACCAGATCGCCGGCCTCTCTTTCTGCGGCCAGATGCAGGGGCTGGTACTGGTCGATGCCAATGGCGCACCGGTCCGGCGGAGTATGAGCTACATGGATAACCGGGCCAAAGCAGAGCTGAAAGAGGGAATGGGGCGTGGAATCAAAATTGCGGGGCTGAATGCTTACAAGGTATTCCACTCGATCCGGATCAGCAAAGCGGTGGCGGCCAGTGTGAAGGATCCGGTCTGGAAGTATAAATGGGTGGCGCGGAACGAACCGGCTAGCTTCGAAAAGGTCTATAAATGGCTGGATGTGAAGGAGTATTTGGTCCTGAAAACCACCGGCGAGTTTGTAATGACCGAAGACAGCGCCTTTGCCACCTTGCTGTATGACACCCGCCCCGGACGGCGGGGGTTTAGCAAAAAGCTCTGCGCGATGCTGGGGGTCAACCCCAAGCATCTACCCCGGGTTGTTGCTTCGACCGACCTGGTCGGCCGGGTTACACCGCAGGCCGCGGCGGAGCTGGGATTGGCCGCCGGAATTCCCGTCTTTGGGGGCGGTGGTGACGCCGCGCTGATCGGGGTGGGGGCCGGGGCGGTCGGCGAGGGGAGCACCCATATTTATTTGGGCACTTCCGGGTGGGTCTCCACGGTTGTCCGCCGCCAGCGGCTGGACACGAAGAACATGATCGCCGCGATCATCGGGGCCCATCCCGGCTATTTCCACTACTTCGCCGAACTGGAGACCGCCGGGAAGTGCCTGGAGTGGGTCCGGGACCATTTGGCTTTGGATGAGATCAACATCTACCTGCGGGATAAAGACGGGAGGTCGCTGGAGACCGTCAATGTGAACCTATACGACTATATGATGCAGGCGATCAAAGATGTCCCGCCGGGCAGCAACGGAGTGATCTTCACCCCCTGGCTTCACGGGAACCGCTGTCCCTTTGAGGACCCGAACGCCCGGGGGATGTTCTTCAACATCAGCCTCGAAACGGGCAAGACCGAGTTGATCCACGCGGTGCTGGAGGGCGTCTGTTACCACCTGCGGTGGCAGTTGGAAGCGGCGGAGCGCAAAGTGAAGGCGGCCCGCCGGATCCGGTTGGTGGGGGGCGGCGCTTTGGCCCCGCTCACCTGTCAGATCCTGGCCGATGTTTTGGGACGGGAGATCGAGACCGTTGAACACCCGCAGAACTGCGGGGCCGTGGGGGCGGCGCTCGTGGTGGCGGTGGGGCTGGGCCTCCTTCCCGACTTGACCGCGGCCGGGCAGTTGGTTCCGGTCAAAGAACGGTATCTGCCCAACCCGGAGCATAAAGCCGTCTACGACCGGTACTTCCCAATCTTCAAGTCTTTATACTATAATAACAGGAAAGCCTTCAGCCTGTTGAACGGGTAA